The following are from one region of the Aquirufa lenticrescens genome:
- a CDS encoding glycoside hydrolase family 2 protein has protein sequence MKKIILFLLAGLSFCALAQNKQPLPEHPRPDLQRDQWLNLNGYWDFTFDSSLTAPSRYAKKILVPFPWGSPLSEVKDEADVAWYHKEIKIPATWTGKRVFINIGASDWETTLFLDGVQIGKHQGGYTPFDAELVGVKPGSVHQIAVRVDDKRRMFTLYGKQGYGNARGIWQTVYLEARGQNFIDHYAVNPDIDSKKAQVKVYLEAPAPRKQEVKISLSNGQTTSVLIPAGKQEGVAEIALKAMHLWSLEDPYLYGLKLQSSNDVVNGYFGMRKISVVNLPGSKIPYIGLNNKPIYVQLALDQSYHPTGFYTFPSDQFMKDEIVRSKRIGLNGIRTHIKVDVPRKLYWADKLGLLVMSDLPNSWGDPDAAMQKESEYTLHEMIKRDYNHPAIFSWITFNETWGLFTHKDNKSIYTPETQNWVASVYHLAKTLDPTRLVEDNSVCCGRGHTETDINSWHAYQAGYEWDKLVGDFAAKTYPGSTWNFEKGYQQGTQPMINSEFGNVWGYQGSTGDVDYTFDYHKALNSFRNYPRLAGWLYTEHHDVINEWNGYYKFDRTEKETGLNAIVPGMSLKDFHGPFYLSTGQEINWAGKAGQQVKIPLHLSSMTNTAGSLSLKMSLSGTNAAGEKLNRWTKTSALTYAAWEVKALDSLSITLPADKSINTLAFELSDASGKVVHRNFVHLIVEEGTIQPSKGQLISVPVERYSSSSWPKKQWTGVLGHKLNGAGAGYFEYEIPFPTAGAEGIKQVRFLVEASSKPILGKDRDDAGKMDGDYMLGKGTFDPGVNPNAYPQTDRYASPAKLKVSANGMLAQETILADDPADHQGILSWHYQARNNKLDEAGTYGYLVQGVIPTAAWQQAAKTGKLILRFESTEGGLSLYGDQSGRYVVDPSIVIER, from the coding sequence ATGAAAAAAATCATCCTATTCCTGCTCGCTGGATTATCTTTCTGTGCGCTTGCACAAAATAAACAACCTCTTCCTGAACATCCACGCCCAGACCTACAAAGGGATCAATGGCTGAACTTGAATGGCTATTGGGACTTTACGTTTGATTCTTCGCTAACAGCTCCGAGTCGCTATGCGAAGAAAATTCTCGTGCCCTTTCCGTGGGGATCACCTCTTTCTGAGGTGAAAGATGAAGCAGATGTGGCCTGGTACCACAAGGAAATTAAAATTCCAGCTACTTGGACGGGCAAACGGGTTTTCATTAACATAGGGGCGTCCGATTGGGAGACAACCCTATTTTTAGACGGCGTTCAAATAGGCAAACACCAAGGTGGTTATACGCCCTTCGATGCGGAATTAGTAGGGGTGAAACCGGGTTCTGTACACCAGATTGCGGTTCGTGTGGATGATAAGCGTCGGATGTTTACGCTCTATGGCAAGCAAGGATATGGGAATGCGCGGGGGATTTGGCAGACGGTTTATTTAGAGGCAAGAGGCCAAAATTTTATAGATCATTATGCGGTCAATCCGGATATTGACTCTAAAAAGGCACAGGTTAAAGTTTATTTAGAAGCACCTGCTCCGAGAAAGCAAGAGGTGAAAATTAGTTTGTCGAATGGACAAACGACATCGGTTTTGATTCCGGCTGGGAAACAGGAGGGTGTGGCAGAAATTGCTTTGAAGGCGATGCATTTATGGTCTCTGGAAGATCCATATTTATATGGCTTGAAATTGCAGTCTAGTAATGATGTTGTGAACGGTTATTTCGGGATGCGGAAAATATCGGTGGTGAATTTACCAGGTTCGAAGATTCCGTATATTGGATTGAATAACAAGCCTATTTATGTTCAATTGGCACTGGATCAAAGCTACCATCCCACTGGTTTTTACACCTTCCCATCCGATCAATTTATGAAGGACGAGATTGTGCGAAGCAAGCGAATTGGCTTGAATGGAATACGCACACACATTAAAGTGGATGTGCCGCGCAAGCTCTATTGGGCGGATAAATTAGGACTTTTGGTGATGTCTGATTTGCCTAATTCGTGGGGTGATCCGGATGCGGCGATGCAAAAGGAGTCGGAGTATACCTTGCACGAGATGATCAAACGCGATTACAATCACCCGGCGATTTTCTCCTGGATTACGTTCAATGAGACTTGGGGTTTGTTCACACACAAGGATAATAAATCGATTTATACGCCGGAAACCCAGAATTGGGTGGCGTCGGTGTATCATTTGGCCAAAACCTTAGACCCCACTCGCCTCGTCGAAGACAATTCCGTTTGCTGCGGAAGAGGTCACACGGAAACCGACATTAACTCATGGCATGCCTACCAGGCCGGCTATGAATGGGATAAACTAGTAGGCGATTTTGCCGCGAAAACCTATCCCGGAAGCACTTGGAACTTTGAAAAAGGCTACCAGCAAGGTACCCAACCGATGATCAACTCGGAATTTGGGAATGTCTGGGGATATCAAGGAAGCACCGGAGATGTTGATTATACCTTCGATTACCACAAAGCCTTGAACTCATTTAGAAACTACCCGCGACTGGCTGGCTGGTTATATACGGAGCACCACGACGTAATTAACGAATGGAATGGCTATTACAAATTTGACAGAACTGAAAAGGAAACGGGATTGAACGCTATTGTCCCTGGGATGTCTCTGAAAGATTTCCATGGACCTTTTTACCTATCTACTGGACAAGAAATCAATTGGGCTGGCAAGGCCGGTCAACAGGTTAAAATTCCTTTGCATCTTTCTTCCATGACGAATACGGCTGGGTCACTTAGCTTAAAAATGTCTTTATCAGGTACGAATGCAGCGGGCGAAAAGTTGAATCGCTGGACTAAAACCTCGGCTTTAACTTATGCTGCCTGGGAGGTGAAGGCCTTGGATTCACTCTCAATTACCTTACCAGCAGATAAATCCATTAATACCTTAGCGTTTGAATTAAGCGATGCATCCGGAAAAGTGGTGCACCGTAATTTTGTGCATTTAATTGTTGAAGAGGGTACTATACAACCTTCAAAAGGACAATTGATTTCGGTGCCAGTGGAGCGTTATAGCTCATCTAGCTGGCCGAAAAAACAATGGACGGGTGTTTTAGGACATAAATTGAATGGGGCAGGAGCGGGTTATTTCGAATACGAAATTCCTTTCCCTACCGCTGGCGCTGAAGGTATCAAACAAGTTCGATTCTTAGTGGAGGCCTCTTCTAAACCTATCCTAGGTAAAGACCGGGATGATGCGGGGAAAATGGATGGGGATTACATGCTCGGCAAAGGAACCTTTGACCCAGGCGTAAATCCCAATGCCTACCCTCAAACAGATCGTTATGCAAGCCCAGCAAAACTGAAAGTAAGTGCAAATGGGATGCTTGCGCAAGAAACGATTTTGGCGGACGATCCGGCTGATCACCAAGGGATCTTGTCTTGGCACTATCAGGCGCGCAATAACAAGCTAGACGAAGCGGGAACCTACGGTTATTTAGTGCAAGGAGTGATACCTACGGCTGCTTGGCAACAAGCTGCTAAAACGGGTAAATTGATCTTGCGATTCGAATCGACAGAAGGTGGATTGTCGCTATATGGAGATCAATCTGGCCGGTATGTGGTCGATCCAAGTATTGTGATAGAAAGATAG
- a CDS encoding glycosyl hydrolase family 28 protein: protein MKYLVILCLFFFSFTASEPMHVFLIGDSTMADKVSADFPETGWGMPFASFFNEAVEVQNHAYNGRSTKSFRREGRWAKVFNQIKKGDYVLIQFGHNDAKVSDTSRYAPAQTDFRENLIRYVRETRSKGGIPVLLTPTQRRKFDSTGVFVDQHADYPAVVREVAKAEKVLLIDIEKESKKYIAAEGPEGAKKMFLHYPAGIFKKFSKGVVDDTHFSPFGAKKIASLVAEGILASNEHLRSFLQKSSFSQKYVFELPNVATTAFKKDTFNIVSYGAVSSASKLNTAAIQQAIDIAAKQGGGVVRVPAGFFVTGAITLRSNINFHLDAGAVLQFSADAAQYPLVRTNWEGVDAIRAQSPITAIGERNIAITGSGIIDGNGEAWRPVKKGKLTPGEWDKLVRSGGVLDDKKDTWYPTERALKGSKMDQPGVIAAGFAEAKAEEIKEFLRPNMISLRECEQILLEGVTFQNSPAWNVHPLLCKHLTVENITVKNPWFAQNGDGIDIESCEYVSVRNSKFDVGDDGICLKSGKDAEGRKRGRPSAHITIENCVVFHGHGGVVVGSEMSGGVHDLFVSNCQFLGTDVGLRFKTARGRGGVVENVYIQDISMKNISGEAILFDMYYQGKDPVATFGNGSETPKIESKPVDAGTPQFKNIFVDRVVAKGAETGLLVRGLPEMPIHHIYLSNLDIEANQTYRVIEATDIQLSNAHFTQTGEKKPELINVKRWKLN, encoded by the coding sequence ATGAAATACCTAGTTATCCTTTGCCTGTTCTTCTTTAGTTTCACCGCCTCGGAACCGATGCACGTTTTCCTCATTGGCGATTCAACGATGGCGGATAAAGTATCTGCTGATTTTCCAGAAACAGGTTGGGGGATGCCTTTTGCATCGTTTTTTAATGAAGCCGTAGAGGTCCAAAACCACGCCTATAATGGTAGAAGCACGAAAAGCTTCCGTCGCGAAGGCCGTTGGGCGAAGGTATTTAACCAGATCAAAAAGGGAGATTATGTGTTGATACAGTTTGGCCATAATGATGCCAAAGTCTCTGACACCAGCCGTTACGCCCCAGCACAAACTGATTTCCGTGAAAACCTCATACGCTATGTGCGCGAAACGCGTTCAAAAGGCGGAATCCCTGTCTTATTAACACCCACTCAACGCAGAAAATTTGATTCTACAGGTGTTTTCGTAGACCAACACGCGGATTATCCAGCCGTGGTTCGCGAGGTGGCTAAAGCAGAAAAAGTACTTTTAATCGATATCGAGAAGGAAAGTAAGAAATACATTGCAGCAGAAGGACCTGAGGGAGCGAAGAAGATGTTTCTTCATTACCCAGCGGGAATTTTTAAGAAATTCAGCAAAGGGGTGGTGGATGATACGCACTTCTCTCCTTTTGGTGCTAAGAAAATTGCTTCCCTAGTTGCTGAAGGCATTTTAGCTTCGAACGAGCACCTACGTAGCTTCTTACAAAAATCGTCATTTTCTCAGAAATATGTCTTCGAATTACCGAACGTAGCAACTACTGCGTTTAAAAAAGATACGTTTAATATCGTTTCATACGGTGCCGTTTCTTCAGCAAGCAAGTTGAATACAGCAGCTATACAACAGGCCATTGACATCGCCGCGAAGCAGGGCGGTGGTGTGGTTCGCGTTCCGGCAGGTTTCTTCGTGACGGGTGCAATTACCTTACGCTCCAATATCAACTTCCATTTAGACGCTGGCGCGGTATTACAGTTCAGCGCGGATGCAGCACAATATCCACTGGTAAGAACGAACTGGGAAGGCGTTGATGCGATCAGAGCGCAATCCCCGATTACGGCGATAGGCGAACGAAATATCGCCATCACTGGTTCTGGCATCATCGACGGAAACGGCGAGGCTTGGAGACCGGTGAAGAAAGGAAAGTTAACACCAGGTGAATGGGATAAACTGGTTCGTTCAGGTGGCGTGTTAGATGATAAAAAAGACACGTGGTATCCGACTGAGCGTGCATTAAAGGGATCTAAAATGGATCAACCAGGCGTCATCGCCGCAGGTTTTGCTGAGGCTAAAGCTGAAGAGATTAAAGAATTCCTTCGCCCTAATATGATTTCTCTACGTGAATGCGAGCAGATTTTATTAGAAGGAGTTACCTTCCAAAACTCCCCAGCCTGGAACGTCCATCCCCTGCTTTGCAAACACCTAACGGTTGAAAATATTACGGTTAAAAATCCTTGGTTCGCCCAAAACGGAGATGGTATCGACATCGAATCGTGTGAATATGTATCGGTTCGCAATTCTAAATTTGACGTAGGTGACGATGGTATCTGTTTGAAATCAGGCAAAGATGCCGAGGGCAGAAAAAGAGGCCGCCCTAGCGCCCATATCACCATCGAAAATTGTGTGGTATTCCACGGACACGGTGGCGTCGTAGTAGGCAGCGAGATGTCAGGTGGAGTGCATGATCTTTTCGTATCCAATTGCCAATTCCTGGGAACCGACGTGGGCTTGCGTTTCAAAACAGCCCGTGGACGTGGTGGCGTGGTGGAGAATGTTTACATCCAAGATATCAGTATGAAAAACATTTCGGGCGAGGCTATCTTATTTGATATGTATTATCAAGGAAAAGATCCGGTGGCTACCTTTGGAAACGGAAGCGAAACACCTAAAATCGAAAGCAAACCCGTCGATGCCGGCACGCCTCAGTTCAAAAATATCTTCGTGGATCGCGTCGTAGCAAAAGGAGCAGAGACCGGTTTATTAGTGCGCGGATTGCCGGAAATGCCTATCCATCACATTTATCTTTCTAACCTTGATATCGAAGCTAATCAAACATATCGCGTTATCGAAGCTACGGATATTCAACTCTCAAATGCGCATTTCACGCAAACGGGAGAGAAAAAACCAGAATTAATCAACGTGAAACGCTGGAAATTGAACTAA
- a CDS encoding DUF1569 domain-containing protein has protein sequence MAYPSIYLASTTEELFRRIDQLNPESQGLWGKMTVGQMFSHCAVPYEQILGTNTDQPPLLMRLILTLFLKKSMVNEVPYKRNLPTAPSFIRTDKYDFSIEKERLKNYIKTIQEMGAEKLAATPSLSLGTLSATEWNNLLYKHIDHHLAQFGV, from the coding sequence TTGGCTTACCCATCTATCTACCTAGCTTCTACGACCGAAGAACTATTTCGACGAATCGACCAATTGAATCCGGAGAGTCAGGGGCTTTGGGGTAAAATGACCGTGGGCCAAATGTTTTCGCATTGTGCCGTTCCTTACGAGCAAATTTTAGGAACTAATACGGATCAGCCACCTCTTTTGATGCGCCTAATCCTTACGTTATTTCTAAAAAAATCGATGGTAAACGAAGTGCCTTATAAACGGAATTTACCAACCGCCCCTAGTTTTATTCGAACAGATAAGTATGATTTCTCAATAGAGAAAGAGAGGCTGAAAAACTACATTAAAACCATTCAAGAGATGGGTGCAGAAAAATTAGCTGCAACCCCTTCCTTGAGTTTGGGCACTTTATCGGCTACGGAATGGAACAATCTCCTTTACAAGCATATTGACCACCATTTAGCGCAATTTGGCGTTTAA
- the ettA gene encoding energy-dependent translational throttle protein EttA, translating into MSNETIIFSMERVSKVIPPQKTIIKNIYLSFFYGAKIGVLGLNGSGKSTLLRIIAGIDKSYTGDVVFSPGYTVGLLEQEPQLDPNKTVIEVVEEAVVEIKNLLKEFDEINEAFGDPDADFDKLLARQGEVQEKLDHFNAWELDTRLEKAMDALRCPPSDALVSTLSGGEKRRVALCRLLLQEPDVLLLDEPTNHLDAESVDWLEQHLRQYKGTVIAVTHDRYFLDNVAGWILELDRGEGIPWKGNYSSWLEQKQNRLAQEEKTESRRQKTLQRELEWVRMAPKARQAKSKARIGAYEKLLSEENKQKEDKLELFIPAGPRLGNKVIEVQGVSKSFGDKLLYENLSFSLPPAGIVGIIGPNGAGKTTLFNLITGKIQPDAGTFEVGETVKLAYVDQEHNQLKAEKSVFETVSDGNDWVMLGGKQANARAYVSKFNFNGADQEKKISMLSGGERNRVHLAMMLKEGANVLLLDEPTNDLDVNTLRALEEGLENFAGCAVVISHDRWFLDRIATHILAFEGDSQVVWFEGNYSEYEESRKKRLGDTTPKRIRYKKLQ; encoded by the coding sequence ATGAGTAACGAAACGATCATCTTTTCGATGGAGCGTGTGTCGAAAGTCATCCCTCCTCAAAAGACCATTATAAAAAACATTTATTTATCCTTTTTCTATGGTGCCAAAATTGGTGTCTTGGGTCTTAATGGATCTGGAAAGTCCACCCTATTGCGCATCATCGCTGGAATCGACAAATCCTACACCGGAGATGTGGTGTTTTCACCAGGCTATACGGTAGGTTTATTAGAGCAAGAACCGCAATTAGACCCGAACAAAACGGTAATCGAAGTCGTGGAAGAAGCGGTCGTAGAAATCAAGAACCTGTTAAAGGAATTCGATGAGATTAATGAGGCTTTTGGAGATCCAGATGCTGATTTTGATAAATTATTAGCGCGCCAAGGTGAAGTCCAAGAAAAACTGGATCACTTCAATGCCTGGGAATTAGATACACGTTTAGAAAAGGCGATGGATGCCTTACGTTGTCCTCCATCTGACGCTTTAGTGAGTACCCTTTCAGGGGGTGAAAAACGCCGTGTGGCGCTTTGTCGCTTATTATTACAAGAGCCGGATGTCCTTTTATTAGATGAGCCTACTAACCACTTGGATGCGGAATCCGTGGACTGGTTAGAGCAGCATTTACGTCAATACAAAGGTACCGTGATCGCCGTTACCCACGATAGATACTTCTTGGATAACGTGGCGGGCTGGATTTTAGAACTAGATCGTGGCGAAGGTATTCCATGGAAAGGGAACTATTCATCTTGGTTAGAGCAAAAACAAAACCGTTTAGCGCAAGAGGAAAAGACAGAATCCCGTCGCCAGAAGACCTTGCAGCGTGAGTTAGAATGGGTACGTATGGCGCCAAAAGCACGTCAGGCGAAGTCCAAAGCGCGTATTGGAGCGTACGAAAAACTCCTTTCAGAAGAGAACAAACAGAAAGAAGACAAGTTGGAATTATTCATTCCAGCGGGTCCACGTTTAGGAAATAAGGTGATTGAGGTACAAGGTGTATCGAAATCATTTGGAGATAAATTATTGTATGAAAACCTGAGTTTCTCATTACCTCCAGCAGGTATCGTCGGAATTATTGGGCCAAACGGTGCGGGTAAAACGACCCTTTTCAACTTGATCACGGGCAAGATCCAACCGGATGCCGGAACTTTCGAAGTAGGTGAAACCGTGAAATTAGCCTATGTAGATCAAGAGCATAACCAATTGAAAGCGGAAAAATCCGTTTTCGAAACGGTTTCAGACGGAAACGATTGGGTGATGTTAGGCGGAAAGCAGGCAAATGCGCGTGCTTACGTCAGCAAATTCAACTTTAACGGTGCCGATCAAGAGAAGAAAATCAGCATGTTATCCGGTGGAGAGCGTAACCGCGTTCACTTAGCGATGATGTTGAAGGAAGGCGCGAACGTGTTATTACTCGATGAGCCGACCAATGATTTGGACGTAAATACACTTCGTGCTTTAGAAGAAGGTTTAGAAAACTTCGCGGGTTGTGCGGTAGTCATCTCCCACGACCGTTGGTTCTTAGACCGCATCGCGACGCATATTTTAGCCTTTGAAGGAGATTCTCAGGTGGTTTGGTTTGAAGGAAATTATTCAGAATACGAAGAATCACGTAAGAAGCGCTTAGGGGATACCACGCCTAAACGTATTCGGTACAAGAAATTGCAGTAA
- a CDS encoding UDP-N-acetylmuramate--L-alanine ligase yields MSKIHFIAIGGAAMHNLALALLSQGHEITGSDDEIYEPSKSLLEKHGLLPAEFGWFPDKINADIDTIVLGMHARADNPELLRAQELGLKIESYPSFIYEQSKNKQRIVIAGSHGKTSITSMILHVLKTLNKKFDYLVGARIEGFDLMASITDAPIMIIEGDEYLASPIDRRAKFLLYQPHIALISGIAWDHINVYPTFESYTEAFENLVKEMPKAGHLFFDKTDKTLEAIAEACPAHCHSEGYEAHNSVIRNGQTFLKGNDGKEYGLQVFGEHTLKNLQGALHICSQLGVNETEFYTAIQSFKGAAKRLEWVGESDTQLLYKDFAHAPSKVKATTQALKAQFPQRKLVAALELHTFSSLNPAFLPEYKGTLADADLAIIYLSEHARAIKRMDKIEAETVQTYFNHPNLVVVREQEELKQILLKQNQENQNLLMMSSGTFDGLDFPGLASELGLRIQ; encoded by the coding sequence ATGTCCAAAATTCATTTTATCGCCATCGGTGGTGCTGCGATGCACAACTTAGCCTTAGCTCTTTTATCTCAAGGACACGAAATAACGGGCTCAGACGATGAAATCTACGAACCATCCAAAAGTCTTTTGGAGAAACACGGCCTCTTACCTGCCGAGTTTGGTTGGTTCCCAGATAAAATAAACGCGGACATTGACACCATTGTTTTAGGAATGCACGCACGCGCTGACAATCCAGAACTTTTAAGAGCACAAGAATTAGGATTAAAAATCGAATCCTACCCTTCTTTCATCTACGAACAAAGCAAAAACAAACAGCGCATTGTCATCGCCGGCAGCCACGGCAAAACGAGTATCACCTCGATGATTTTGCATGTTTTAAAGACCCTAAACAAGAAATTCGACTACCTAGTAGGTGCACGAATCGAAGGATTTGATTTAATGGCCTCCATCACGGATGCCCCTATCATGATCATCGAGGGCGACGAATATTTAGCCTCTCCTATCGATCGCAGAGCCAAATTTCTTTTATATCAACCACACATTGCTTTGATTTCAGGTATCGCTTGGGATCATATTAATGTATATCCAACCTTTGAATCCTATACGGAAGCCTTCGAAAATCTCGTAAAAGAGATGCCTAAGGCAGGTCATTTATTCTTTGATAAAACAGACAAAACCTTAGAGGCCATCGCTGAGGCTTGCCCAGCCCATTGCCATTCGGAGGGATATGAAGCACATAATTCCGTCATCAGAAATGGCCAAACGTTCTTAAAAGGAAACGATGGGAAGGAATATGGCTTACAGGTTTTTGGAGAACATACACTAAAGAATTTGCAAGGAGCCTTACATATCTGTTCACAATTAGGCGTAAACGAAACCGAATTCTACACCGCCATTCAATCCTTTAAAGGAGCGGCGAAACGGTTAGAATGGGTAGGTGAATCGGACACGCAATTGCTATACAAAGATTTTGCTCACGCTCCTTCGAAAGTGAAAGCAACCACTCAGGCTTTGAAAGCCCAATTTCCACAGCGCAAATTAGTGGCCGCACTCGAATTGCATACATTTAGCAGTTTGAATCCGGCGTTTCTTCCGGAATACAAAGGGACGTTAGCAGATGCAGATTTAGCGATTATTTACTTAAGCGAACACGCGAGGGCCATTAAGCGCATGGATAAAATCGAAGCAGAAACGGTTCAAACCTATTTCAATCACCCAAACTTAGTCGTGGTACGTGAACAAGAAGAGCTGAAGCAAATCTTGTTAAAACAAAATCAGGAAAACCAAAACCTATTGATGATGTCGTCTGGCACCTTCGATGGTCTCGATTTTCCTGGATTAGCTTCCGAACTCGGATTACGAATTCAATAA
- a CDS encoding AAA family ATPase, with the protein MNSREKIQAVIDEMGKVVIGQERLINRLLVGLFTGGHVLLEGVPGLAKTLTINTLAKILDLHFHRIQFTPDLLPADLVGTMIYNPKKSEFEVKKGPIFAQIILADEINRAPAKVQSALLEAMAEKQVTIGDTTYPLDKPFLVLATQNPVEQEGTFPLPEAQVDRFMLKVFLNYLDKDQELAVMRQKSNMDFNYEPKTVLNAEDIAKIRKEINEITISETLEKYIIELVFATRNPAEYGLTQEAGYIQFGASPRASIQLNLAAKVMAYLEGRDYVLPEDIKEMAPDILNHRIILNYVAEADNITTLQIIQSILSSVAINR; encoded by the coding sequence ATGAACTCGAGAGAAAAAATTCAGGCCGTCATTGACGAAATGGGCAAAGTGGTCATTGGTCAGGAACGCCTTATTAATCGCTTATTAGTGGGTCTTTTTACAGGCGGTCACGTCCTGTTAGAAGGGGTGCCTGGATTAGCGAAGACGTTAACGATTAACACCTTAGCTAAAATTCTCGACTTACATTTTCACCGTATCCAATTCACTCCGGATTTATTACCTGCAGATTTAGTGGGGACGATGATTTACAATCCGAAGAAATCCGAATTTGAGGTAAAGAAAGGACCCATTTTTGCGCAAATCATCCTTGCGGATGAGATTAACCGCGCTCCTGCGAAAGTGCAATCAGCGCTTTTAGAGGCTATGGCGGAGAAGCAGGTGACGATTGGGGATACGACGTATCCGTTAGACAAACCATTCTTAGTATTAGCGACCCAAAATCCAGTCGAGCAAGAAGGCACCTTCCCTCTTCCAGAGGCACAGGTGGATCGTTTTATGCTCAAGGTGTTCTTAAATTATCTAGACAAGGATCAGGAATTAGCGGTGATGCGCCAGAAGTCGAATATGGACTTCAATTACGAGCCTAAGACCGTTTTAAATGCAGAAGATATTGCCAAAATCCGTAAGGAAATCAATGAGATCACGATCTCGGAGACTTTGGAAAAATATATCATCGAACTCGTTTTCGCGACGAGAAATCCAGCGGAATATGGCTTAACACAAGAGGCAGGCTACATCCAATTTGGGGCATCGCCACGCGCGAGTATTCAGCTGAATTTAGCCGCGAAAGTGATGGCCTATTTAGAAGGACGCGATTACGTATTGCCGGAGGACATCAAAGAAATGGCACCAGATATCCTGAATCACCGCATCATTTTGAACTATGTGGCAGAAGCGGATAACATCACCACACTTCAAATTATCCAATCTATCTTAAGTAGCGTCGCAATTAATCGATAA
- a CDS encoding DUF349 domain-containing protein — protein MSQPTSNEFGFCRDGKVFINAYLSYPEREIGFVRNSEEEALAYFMKRFDLAVSKVKGLSAEIEAAQNKGSFLTKVLQMQTYLIEFDGLGDFKPLLAELEKHEAYLKELIQANQVKNLEIKRALIQDAKEISEEEDVVESTDKLMEVKMKWVKTGPVDKQYQDELTTEFQEVLDAFFLKRRAYFEEKNRQIDEKILILQGYIDNVHQLRKAEDIDDSVVKVKEIQKEWKNVIGLPPKKQSMLWKNFKKANDMFFEKYNRIKGIDYKPRVDPRVLELTTMTGELELKLRDQVNIVATADLAKAYLVKWKEISSQIKNMDRSLAERFRTICDKIFEMNYLLRVISYRHANLNEKPRIEQLKIMINQMDYMAKKEKGELESFIAESEATRMMEDKITLSKINTQKRKISMKEILLTGFKDELDVLLNS, from the coding sequence ATGAGCCAGCCCACATCAAACGAGTTTGGATTTTGCCGCGACGGCAAAGTTTTCATCAACGCCTATTTAAGCTATCCTGAGCGCGAAATCGGTTTCGTACGCAACTCAGAGGAAGAAGCCCTAGCCTATTTTATGAAACGTTTTGACCTCGCGGTAAGCAAGGTGAAAGGTTTGTCTGCTGAAATTGAAGCAGCACAAAATAAGGGATCATTTCTGACCAAAGTTTTGCAGATGCAAACCTACCTCATCGAATTCGATGGACTAGGTGATTTTAAGCCCTTATTAGCAGAATTAGAGAAGCACGAGGCGTATTTGAAAGAATTAATTCAGGCGAATCAGGTAAAAAACCTCGAAATCAAACGTGCCTTAATTCAAGACGCGAAAGAAATCTCGGAGGAAGAAGACGTAGTGGAATCGACAGATAAGTTGATGGAGGTGAAAATGAAGTGGGTGAAGACGGGTCCTGTTGATAAACAATATCAAGATGAACTAACGACAGAATTCCAAGAGGTATTGGATGCCTTCTTCTTGAAACGCCGTGCCTATTTTGAAGAAAAGAACCGCCAGATAGACGAGAAGATTTTGATCTTACAAGGCTACATCGATAACGTACATCAATTGCGTAAGGCAGAGGATATCGATGATTCGGTGGTGAAGGTGAAAGAGATTCAGAAGGAGTGGAAGAATGTGATTGGGTTGCCGCCTAAGAAGCAGTCGATGCTTTGGAAGAACTTTAAGAAGGCAAACGATATGTTCTTCGAGAAATACAACCGCATTAAAGGGATTGATTACAAACCGCGTGTTGACCCGCGCGTGTTAGAATTAACGACGATGACGGGGGAATTGGAATTGAAATTAAGAGATCAAGTAAATATTGTGGCGACCGCGGATTTAGCGAAAGCCTATTTAGTGAAGTGGAAAGAGATTTCTTCTCAAATCAAAAATATGGATCGCTCACTCGCAGAGCGATTCCGCACGATTTGCGACAAGATCTTCGAGATGAATTATTTATTGCGGGTAATTTCGTATCGCCACGCGAACTTAAATGAGAAGCCACGCATCGAGCAGTTGAAGATCATGATCAACCAGATGGATTATATGGCAAAGAAAGAAAAGGGTGAACTTGAATCTTTCATTGCTGAATCGGAGGCAACTCGTATGATGGAGGATAAAATTACCTTGAGTAAAATCAATACCCAGAAACGCAAAATCTCCATGAAGGAGATTTTGTTGACGGGATTTAAAGATGAATTAGACGTATTATTGAATTCGTAA